The genomic segment ACCGTAAGTTGGCCGGGAACGGTGGTGAGCTGCACGAGCGGCTGACTGTTGGTGGGGGCGGCGGTGGGGGTGGTGTCCAGCCGGGTGGCATCCGCCGTGCGGTCAGCGGCCGTGGCATAGATCGCCAGCGTGCAGGGGGCGGTGGTGCTCACCCGGCGTAACAGCCCGGCGGGGTGAGGATTGGCGAGGTCGAGGTTGCCCGGGGCGGGGGCCGAGGCGGTGACCGTAGTAGGAGCCGCTCCCTCTCCGGCCGGACCGGGGGGGCCAGCCGGACCGACCTCACCCTGGGGACCAGGGATGCCCTGCGGGCCAGGGGGACCGGGTTCCCCCGGCAGCCCCCGCTCCCCCTGTGGGCCGGGAGGTCCAGCGGCTCCAGCAGGGCCGGGGTCGCCTCGCTCACCCTGCGGGCCTGCTGCTCCTGGCGGCCCCGGCTCCCCGTGTTCACCCTGTGGTCCCGCCGGACCTGCGGGGCCAGGGGCACCGTCTGCACCGGGAGGGCCAACCGGACCAGCGGGTCCAGGCTCACCCTGCGGCCCGGCGGGACCGGCCTCGCCTCGCTCCCCTTGGGGTCCGACCGGGCCAGCAGGCCCCGCCGCACCGGGGGCGCCATCTGCCCCCTTCGGCCCCACGGGACCCGGCTCGCCCGGAAGCCCCTGCGGTCCGGGAGAACCGACTGGCCCCGGCTCTCCCGGCTCCCCTTGCGGTCCTTGCGGCCCTGGCAGCGGCAGCGACACGGGACCTGCCTCCACCCCGCCGATGATTTCCTGCACGGCCTCGGCCACGCCCCCGCCCCGTGCATCCCCACCCGTGATGCGCGTCAGGTCAATCACGGCTCACGTCCTTCCGCAGCTTGATCTTGCCCGCCGCGAACGTCCAGACCAGCGGACCCAGTGGGTTGCCGGGCCGGGGGTCGGTGAGTTCGAGGTCCCAGACGCCGGACTCCACGTCCTGCATGTCGGCGGCGGCCACCTCGAAGGCGATGCCCACGACCGGGGCCGTCTCGACCCGCACGGCGCCGTTGGTGTGGTCCGCCTGGGCCAGCGGCACCGCGTCGTCGGCACGGGAGCGAATCTGCACCCGACGCTCGGTGAACTGAGCAGCGAACGCCTGAGCGTCCTCGGCCGTCATGGGCTGGCCGTCCACCAGCAGGGGAATGAACCGGGCGAGCGTGTCGCCACGCACCCCGGTCAGGTCGATGATGGTCGTTCGCATGGCACCTCCAAAGGACGCGCCCCAGCCGGTGCGGGCTGGGGCGGGGAAAAGGGCGGGGGCTCAGGACCGGGGTAAGAAGCGGGCGAATCGTTTGTGGTAGTCCTCCATCAACCGTTGCAGCGCGGCAGCGACCTCGCCCTCGCCCGTTTCCTCGGCGCGACGCGCCTCCTTCTGGAGAACCTTCCAGAACTCCTCCAGGTGCCGCTCCTGCTCCGCGCTGCGATGGTCAAACCTTTTCCAGTCATGCATGTGGTCATTCTGGAGGACAAGCCCGGTTAGCTGCCCGCGACGAGGTTGACCTTGTAGGACGTGCCGTCCGCCCGGATGTAGCGCAGATACGGTGCGCCGCTGCCGGAGTCCACGATCTCGAACCCCCCCGGCCCCAGGTCATCGGAGCGTGCCCGCACCACCCGCATCGCGTAGGGGTCCAGTGGCCCGGCGGCGTTCGCGGGCGTGAACAGGGCCTCGACCTCCGGCACCCCCGCGATCAGGGCCTCGTTCGCGCCATAGAGCTGCGCGGTCCACTGCTCCGCGAACGACTGGGGACCGACCGGCAGGCTCGCGGTGGGGCCGAACGCCACCTGCAGGACCCCCCGCGCCCGCAGCGAGAAGGGCCGGTCGAAGTACAGATTGATGTACCCGTCCGCCTGCTCAGCGCGGGCCACGGTGGGGGCCGGGTCCAGGGCCGCGAAGTTGTTCTCGACGCTCATCCCGAACTGCCCTCCCGCAACGAGAGTGCCGCGTATCCGCAGCCCGGCCAGGGCGATGTGGGTCGCGGTCTGCCCCATCGTGAGCCGCAGGAGGTAGACCGAGGCCACCTGCCCGGCGTCGTCGAACGCCACATAGGGCGTGTGCATGGGGCGACCGCTCAGGACGGCGGTGACCGGGCCGTCCCCGCTGCTGGGTTCCTGCTCCAGCGCCGCGACCCGCCCCTCCAGCGCGGCGAGGTTGGGCTTGCCCCCCAGGTCCCCGTAATCGCCGGAGAACTCCTGATCGGGCTGCTCGCCGTTGAGGGTGGTCGTGCCGCCCTCGACTGCTGGCGTGAAGGTCAGCACGTCGCCCCCGTACAGGGTGCTGCCGGTCGCCAGCGCCGCGCCCTCGCGGGTCACGGTGCCGCCCTCGATGGAGGTGACGGTCAGGCCGTCGAGGCTGCCCGGCAGGGTGTAGGTCAGTGGCCCCACCACGCTGAGCGGGATGGGGCGGGGGTCCGTTTTCATGGAGACTCCTGTTCGGTGGTCAGCAGCGAGAGCTGCGCGAGGTACAGCACGGTGGGGCGCGTGGTCGTCAGCGTGATGGCGACGCCAGTGGCATCCCCAAGAACCGCGTGGGCGTCCTGCCACCAGCCGCGTTCACGGTGGGGGCCGAACACGCTGCGACCTGCGACCCGCAGCACCATGTCGCCCCGGTTGATCGCCTTCCAGTCCGCCCGAACCGCAAAGCTGAGGGCATAGGCACGGGCCTCGGCGGGCGGGAAGGTCACGTTCAGCGCGTGCTCCCCCTCCGGCACGCGCCAGGTCACTCGGGTGGCGAGTTGGGGAGCGAGGGCAGGCACGACCAGCCGGGCGGCGGTCCCGGTGAGACTGCCAGAGTCGGCGCTGAGCGTGACGGGGAACAGCTCGCGCCCGGTGAGGGGCGGTGGGGCATAGACCGTGTCCGGTCTGCTGAGCACGTCCGGGTAGCCGGTGGTATCGGCGGGATCGGAGCCTGCCGGTCGGTGGATGGTGGCGAGGCCGCCCACCATGCCCCCCTGCGCCTCCCAGGTGACCACGCGGTCAGAGGTGGCCGCCTCATAGACCAGTCTGTCGGGGTCACGGAATAGCAGGCCCGGCACATGGGGGAGCACCGCACCACCCCCCAGGTCGTTGCCCATCCCGCTCAGGAGGCCAGGAGGCAGGCCGCTCAGCCGCACGAGGGTGAGCCCCCCGGAGAGCCGCTCGCGTGCCACCACCGTCGCCTGAAGGTCCGGCCGATCCACCCAGCTCACGCCCCGGTAAAGCGCGGCCGGGTAGCGATGCCAGGAGTCGGGCTGACCCGGTGGGGAGGTGAGCTGCTGCGCGAGCACGACAGCCTCAGACTTCCCCGCGTCCGGGTTGTACTCCACGGGCTGCAGGGTGTCCTGGGGAGCGGCGGGAACCTCGATGATGCCCGCGCCATCGGCCCGCCACCACCGCCCGGCCGCGTGGATATAGACCACGCCGTCTGGGGTAGAGGCACTGCGGAGGTTGACCTCGGCGCGGCGGAAGCGGGCGAAGTCCCCGAGCGGCTGCCACGGCGTCACCTGCACCGTGTAGTTGCCGTCGTGGAGGATGTTGACCAGCACGAAAAAGATGTCAGATTGGGCAGCCACGTCCTCGCCCTCGTGGCTGACGGTGGCATACACGACGCGCAGGGCACCGGCTCCAGACGCACCTGCCACGAGATACAAAAACGCGCTGCCGTTGCGGGGCGTCCCTGGGGGGTCGCTGCCCTCCTGCACGGGAGGCGGCAGGGTCGTGATCGTCGGCTCCGGCGGATCGCCGTCCTCCGTGGGGGGCGGGACCCGGAAGAGGGTCAGACCGTCCCGCACCGCACTACCGCGCACGATGCGTCCCCCGGTGCTGGGATACGGCGCGGCAACCACCAGGGCGCCGCCGCTCGGGGTTCGCATGACGGCCAGCGGGTGCAGGTCGCCCAGGAGCTGCGTGGGGAGGGCCGCGAGGGTGACGCGGGTGGAGTGGGTGTGCCACCCGTCCGTCCACTCCAAGGTTTCAGGTGAATCAAACCGCGTCGAGAGACCCGCTGAGGGCAGGTACTGCGGGAGGGCCACCGAGAGGGATCGGGTAACCGGCTGAGGGATGAAGGGCGGGTCCTCAGCCGGTCGCTGCGCCTTTGGCACATGCGCCTGCCCGTGCCACACGATCCCCGGCCGGGGGTCGATCACCACCGCCTGCCCTGGCCGGGGAGCCCCGCCCGGAGGCCTGCGGAACACCCTCCCGTCGGTCAGCACCACCCGCTCGGGCGTCACGCGCAGCACCGTCCCCTCGCTGTACCCGCTGTCCCCCGCGTCCCGGCAGGGCTCGCACAGCCGCCCACATAGGCAGCCGTCGCAGCCGCCGCGCAGGAAGCGCAGCACGGTCGAGGCGGGGCCGGGGCTCAGCCCCACGACACCACCCACCAGCCCTGCCCAGGGTTGACGACGAGGGCCTCAGCGCGGGGACGCGGCGTGATGCCGGGGCACCGCGCCGTCACGTCCTGGCCACCCACGCGCACGACGACCCGCTGGCCGGGCAGCACGCGCAGCACCCGGCCCACTTGCTCATTTGCCATCTGCTACCTCGTTTCGGTGACCACCGTCATGGAGAACTGCCCGTTGCTGCCGCTCGCGCTGATGCTCTGCACGGCGTCCAGGGAGGGCGGCGTGGTCGGGAGGATGTAGGTCCGGGTGATGCGCAGGCGCGGCCCGCCCTGCTGGGCCATGTAGGCGGCGTAGCGGGCCAGGCCCTCCGCCGTGCGGACCCAGGGCAGGGTCGCGGAGAGGACGGCCCCGTTGCCCCCTGCCCCCGGCGCAGGTGCCCGGTAGCGGATCGGCTCGGTCTCCGTCCAGCTCCGGGGTTTCTCCGGCTCCGGCTGGCCACTGGGGTCGCCGCTGCCGCCGGGCGTGGAGATGGGGTCCTCCGGTCCGCCCGGTGCCCGCCTCGGGGGGGGTGGGCCGTCGTCCCGGTCGTCGCCCTCGCCGTCCTCGTCCCCCTCGCCGCCTCCTCCGGGGCCGGAACTGGGGGGCGTCTCGAACCAGGGCTTGTCGAGCGGGTAGCTCTCCAGGCCAGGGCTGGAGGTGTTGCGGGGCAGAGGCGGCGGGGCCGTCTTCTGGTCGCGTTCGGAGGGCATGGTCGCCTGGGGCGGGGCCTGCTCGCTGACGCTGGTCTCGGAGGGGGTCGCTTTGAATCCTGCCTCCACGTCTTCCCACTCGTCGTCCACCAGGGTGGGCAGCAGGGTCGTCATCACGCCGCTGCGGTTGTAGTACCAGAGACCGTCCCCGATCGGCTGCCACTGCTCGCGCACGGTTTCGTGCATGTTGCCGTATTTGCGCTCCGCGACCTCCCCGTCATCGTCCTTCTTCACCTTCACGACCGAGGCCTTGCTGCGCCAGGTCGTGCGGCGATTGAGCCAGCCCTGGGGGGACCACTCCTGATGGACCTGCTCCTGCTCGCGCCCGATCTCGATGTCGCTCCGCCCCTTGATCGCCTCGGTGTTGTAGAGCACCGTTTCCTCCACGGAGGCCGTGAGGGTCCGCGGCCAGCCGGGGATCTCGTACAGGTAGCGGGCTGTGGTCGTTTTCAGCCGTCCCCAGAGGTTGCGCTCGACGACGCGCTCGCCCTTTTCGTCCTTCTCCCGGCGGTAGATCGGCACATCCCCCCACAAATCGACCTGCGTGGCGTCCACCCGGCTCCCGGTTTTCCAGATGGTGGTGTACTCGGTCTGAGTTTTTGTGCTGCGGTAGAGGCGCAGCACGCGCTTTCTCCCGGACTCGAAATCGTCCGCCTCGGGGTCCGGCTCCGGCTGCGGCGGCTCGGAGTCGGTGAGTTCGTAGGCGGCGTCCGACCACACGCCCGCCCCCACGTCGTTCGTGCCGCGCACCTGCACGGCGTATCGGGTGGCCCAGTCCAGCCCCGTCAGGGCCACACTGGGGCGCACACGCTCGCCGTCCTGGGGCACGGTGGCGGCAGGCACAGGCGGGAGGAGTTTCCAGTCCAGCCCCGCCTCGGCCGCCCCCACCGGGGCCAGCGCCCAGCGCACCTCGAACCCGGTCGCGCCGCTCGCCCGCTCCCACTCGGCGGTGAGGGTCTGATCCTTCGCTTTCAGGCTCAGCCCCTCCACCGGCCCCGGCGGCAGGTTGACGAGCTGCACGTCCAGCAGCGCGGGCTCGCTGTCCCCCTGCTCGTTGATCGCGTAGACCTGTACCCGCACCTGCCCGCCCACCGGGAGGCCGTCCGGCACCGCCCAGGTCTGCGCGGTCTCCACCCGCCGCAGCAGCGTGGCGTCCGGGGTCAGGGTCCGCACGTCCACCCGGTAGCGGTCGGCGGGGCCGCGCCGGGGGGACTCGGCCTCCTCGGGGTCCGCCTTCGGCGCTTCCCACTTCACACCCACGGCCGTGCTGCTGCGGGCGTAGGCGGTGAGGTTCTCGGGCGGGTGAGGCGGGGCGTCCACGTCCACGGGCGGCGTGACCACCAGCGCCCACTCCGAGGGCTCCCAGATCACGTTGCGCGTCTCGTCGCCCGCAATCGCCGTCGCGTTGACCCGCAGCCGGTAGGTGTAGGTCGTCAGGGGCCGCACCGTGTCGTCGGTGTGCCGCGTCGCCGTGGTGATCGTGACGCGGCTCCAGAGGCTGTACGGCGTGGCCTGCCCCTCCACCCGCTCCAGCACGTACTGGCTGGCGCCGGGCACGGCATCCCAGGAGAGGGGCACGGCGGTGGCCGCCACCTCGCCCGGCTGGGGCGTCGGGCTGATGCCCTCCTCGAAGCCGCTGCTGCCGTTCCCGTCGCGCTCGTCAGGGTCCGGGGAGTTCTCCAGGCGGTCGGGGTCCTCGGGGTCGGTGGGGTCCCGATCCCAGTCGGGGTCCTCGCCGTTGGGAATGCCGTCGCCGTCGTCGTCTCCGTTCGGGTCGGTGCTCGCGGGCTCGCCCCCCTCCAGCTCGATCACGGGCGCGTCCAGGGTGATGCGCTCGATGCGCTCGGATTCAACCGGCGCGGGCAGCAGCACATCCCCGGTGGGGCCGGGGGCGCGGATGGTCAGCAGGCCACCCTCCCAGCCTGCCGTGATGCCGAGGCGGCCCCAGATATCGGCCACGACCTCCTGAGCCGTTTTGCCCGCCGTGGAGTACGTCGGCCCCCCGTCGGCGCGGAAGTCGTAGCCCGGGAAGGGGGCCAGGATCAGCAGGCGGTGGGGCACCGTGGCGAGGGCGGCCTGCACCACCGCGTCCACCGCCATGCGCCGCCCGTCGCGCAGCGCGGCTGCCCGCTGGGCTTCCGGCACCTTCGCCACCCGCAGCGCCCGTTCCTGCTCGGCCCGCGCGTCCTTGTCCGCCTGGGTCTCCCAGGGCACCAGCTCGGGCAGGGTAGCCTGCGGCACCAGGGCGCGGTCGGTCGCGTGCAGGGTCGTGGTCCACCCGGCGGCGCTCCGCTCGGCCTCCCACTCGGGGAGGGTGCCGGCGACCGCGAAGGCGGCCCCCTGCCCCCCGGCCCGCGCGGTGACGGTCGGCACCGTCTGGCCGCGCACGTCGCCGATCACGGTCACGTCCAGGCGGGCGCCCTGGCCGCGCTCGGCCGAGTAGCTGAACGATTCCACGTCCATCTCGCCCGCCGTCAGCTCCAGCGGCAGGACGCGCCCGAAGGCGGAGGCGTCGGCCCAGGCCACGCCCGGCACCTGCCCGGTGAGGTAGGTGTCCAGCACCAGCCCGCGCTCGGGCACGCGGCCGGTCAGCATCTGGGAGAGTTCGAGGGAGCCCCCGACCCGGCCGGTCAGGGCCTCGTTCATTTCCAGCGCGACGGGGCGCTCAGCATCGGGCTGGGACGCCATCAGGATGATCGGCAAGGTCTCACCTCCTCAGGTCAGGGCGCGAATGCGTAGGAAGGCCCGGAACACGCCCGGCTCGGCGTCCGGCGGCACGGTCCGGGAGTAGGTCACGTCCAGGCTCTCGCCGGGCGCGAGGCCAGGGGCGGCGTGCATCTGGCCGGGGGTCAGGGTCGTCTGGCCCACCGTGACCGTCACGCCGGGGAGGTCGTCCACCAGCGTGATCTGCACGGCGCTGAGGGGCTGGTCCCCGATGTTCTTGAGGCGGCGGCTGACAGTCTTCGTCTCGCCGGGCTTCACCTCGCCCAGGTCGGGGCCGGGGGCAGGGGTGCCGTCGGGGAGGGTCCAGGCGGCGCGGTAGGTCATGCGCCGCCCTGCTGAGGGATGTAGATGGTCATGGCGTAGCTCCGGTATCTCGGATCAGAGGTGGGCGGGAAGCGGGGCGGCTCCTCGAAGGTGCAGCCGGTGAAAGTGCCGCTGGGTTCGTACCCGGCCAGGGTCACGTCGAACGGGCCGTCCCCCAGGGCACGGATGGCCTCGGCGTCCTGGGCGCTGATGACGAACCCCTCGGGAGCGGTGATGGTGAGGCGGCGTGAGGTGGGGAGTGGGGGTCGGGTGGCGATGATGCGCCCGTCGAGGGCGACCCGCTCGGCCACCGGGCGACCACCCCCCTCCAGGCTCACGCCGTCCACGGCGGGGAGGTAGCGCAGGTCTACCCCACCGATTTTCATGCGGTACATCAGCTATTTCGCCTCCTGCATTCCCGGTCCGCTTCGTTGGCGAGGGCCAGCAGCAACTGCCGCATGGTCGGGTTGTTGGTCCCGGTGACGTTCTGGCCGTTCACGGTGATGGTGATGTTGTTGTTGGTGACGGCCGGACGAGTGGCGGGCAGGGTGGGAGCTCCGGGGGTGGTGATGCCCGGCAGCCTCACCGCCTTCAGTTGCCGCTGGAGCTGCGCCATGAACTGCCGCCCCGCGTCAGCACCTGCCTTCCCGGCCTGAGCGGGCACGCCCTTGAACGCCCCCTCCAGACTCTTCTTCATCTGCTCGGCGCTGCTCTGCACGTCCCGCTCGCTCTGCTGGACCTGACGGCCCAAGGCGTCCACCTGGCTACCTGCGGCGGCCGCTCCTCCCGACACCCCCCGGAGGAGTTCCTGCAAGCCCTTCGTGCGGTCGCTGAGGGCATCCTGCGCCGCCTTGCGGGCGGCCTCAGCGCGGCCTTCCAACTGGGTCACCCGCAGTTCGGTCTCGCGGACGATGGTGTCGCGCTCGCGTTCCAGCGCGGTGGTGTCCAGGCCCGCCTTCTTGGCCGCTTCGATCTGGGCGTCCAGGGTCCGCAACCGGGCGTCCGACTCGCGCTTGATCCGGTCGCGCTCGCGTTCGTGCTCGCGGGCGCGGGCCTCGCCCAGGGCGACCACGGAGTCCTTGAGCCCCCCGTAGCTCTGCTGGAGGTTGCGGGTGGCCTCGGCGAGTTGCGCCGCGTCGTACTGCCCCCCCAGCAGCAGGGTGCGCAGCGCGTCCCTGGCCTGGTCGTAGGTCGTCTGGTTGAACGAGATCGCGTTGTTCAGCAGGTTCTCGTCGCCGAATTCCTGCCCGAAGCTCTTGAGCACGTCCTGCACGGATTGCAGGGCATCGCGCTGACGGGTGTATTCGCCCCGGAGTTGCTCCAGCTTCTGCCGCTGCGCTTCCAGCGCGGTGATCAATCCGCCCAGGGCGTCCTTCGCCTCGGTGAAGTCCTCGGGCTTCAAGGACCCCTCGCGGAACTGCTGGAGGAACGGCACGGCCCGCTGATAGGCGTCTCCCAGGTCCTCGGTTGCTCCGGCCAACTCGCGCTGCGCCGCCGCAACTCCGGTCTCCGATCCGGTGAGCCGCACGATCTGCCCGTAGAGGTTGACGAGTTCCTCCGCCTCGCCGGTGATCTGGTCCTGGAGCTTGACCTGCTCGCGCTGGCTCAGGGTCACCTCGTGCTGGGACTGGGCCAGCCGGTCGGCGAGGTCCCGGCGTTCGGCCTCGGTCAGCCCCAGTTGATCGGCCTGGGCCAGCACGGACGCGACGGCCGCCGCCTCCCGCTCACGGGCTGCGGTGACCTTTACCTGAAGAGCCAGACGCTCGGCGGCGCTCTCCGCAAGTTGCTGGGAGCGCCCCAGGGCCGCCACGTCGCGCCCCGCCTCCTCAGCGGGGTCGAGGGCGGCTTGCAGGCGGGCCTGCCGGATACGCTCGGCCGCCTGCCGCTCGGCCTCCTCCTGGGCCGCGAGACGCCCCAGCGCGGCGGACTGCTCGCGCCCCCCCAGCGCGTCGAGGTCGGCGTAGTACTGCGCCCAGACTGCCCGGCGCTCCCCGGCGGAGAGGTCGTCGGCAGAGAGGCGCTGGTCCCGCTCACGGGCGAGGCGCTCGCGGTCCAGCCGTCCCTGCTCCTGGGCCGCTTCCTCCGCGAGTCGGGCGCGGTCCCGCACCGCCTGGGCCTCCAGTTCGGCAGACGCCACCACGTTGCCCCGGAGGGCGGCGAGGCGGCGGGAGAGGTCGAGTTCGAACTGCGCGGCCTCCACCCCCCGCGCGGCGGCCAGGGCCTGTGCCTCGGCGTCCGCGACCGCCTCCCACGCCTGGGCGAGACGGCGGGCCGCTTCGCGTGCCAGGCGCTCGTCCTCCTGACGCCAGCCCTCGCGCATCGCGGCGATCTCGCGGTGGCCATCCTCCTCGATCTGGCGCTGGGCCTCGGGGTAGCCCTCCAGCTCGTCGACGCGGTCCTGAATGCTCTGGCGCAGGTCGTCGAGGTCGAGTCGCCGCTGAGCAGCGCGGCGCTGGCCCGCGTCCTGAATGTTGGCGACCTCGGCGTCCCGGGCCGCGCGGGCGGCGTCCTGCAGCGTGCGGGAGACCTCCTCCGCGCGGCGCTGGTCCTCCTGCGCCCACTGGTCGTAGAGGGCCGCGATCTGGACGCGCCCGGCTTCCTGCACGCGCTGCTGCTCGGCAGGGAACCCCTCCAGTTCGGCAATCTGCTCGCCCAGGTTCTCGCGCAGGTCGGCCAGGGCGACGGCCCGCAGCAGGGCCTCCTTCTCCACCCCGTCGCGCATCGCGGCGAGGCTGGCGTCCCGGGCCGAGCGCTCGATGCCCTCCACAGTGCGGGCCGCCTCCTCGGCCCGGCGTTGATCCTCCCGGTGCCAGGAATCGCGCAGCGCCTCGACTTCCTGACGCCCGGCCGCCTCGACGCGGATCTGTGCCTCGGGGTAGCCCTCCAGCGCGGCCACACGCTGGGCGATGTCGGCTTCAAGGTCTATGAGGGCGACGGCGCGGAGGGCCGCCTCCTTCTGGAGCCCGTCCTCCATCGCCGAAACGACGGCGTCCCTCGCGGACCGTTCGGCGTCCAGCACACGCTGGGCGTTCTCCTCGGCGAGGCGGAGGTCCTCCTCCGCCCAGCCCCGGCGCATGGCCGCGACCTGCTGGCGACCTGCCTCCTCGACCTCGCGCTGCTGCTTCGGGAAATCGGCGAGAGCGACGG from the Deinococcus sp. NW-56 genome contains:
- a CDS encoding fibronectin type III domain-containing protein, giving the protein MPIILMASQPDAERPVALEMNEALTGRVGGSLELSQMLTGRVPERGLVLDTYLTGQVPGVAWADASAFGRVLPLELTAGEMDVESFSYSAERGQGARLDVTVIGDVRGQTVPTVTARAGGQGAAFAVAGTLPEWEAERSAAGWTTTLHATDRALVPQATLPELVPWETQADKDARAEQERALRVAKVPEAQRAAALRDGRRMAVDAVVQAALATVPHRLLILAPFPGYDFRADGGPTYSTAGKTAQEVVADIWGRLGITAGWEGGLLTIRAPGPTGDVLLPAPVESERIERITLDAPVIELEGGEPASTDPNGDDDGDGIPNGEDPDWDRDPTDPEDPDRLENSPDPDERDGNGSSGFEEGISPTPQPGEVAATAVPLSWDAVPGASQYVLERVEGQATPYSLWSRVTITTATRHTDDTVRPLTTYTYRLRVNATAIAGDETRNVIWEPSEWALVVTPPVDVDAPPHPPENLTAYARSSTAVGVKWEAPKADPEEAESPRRGPADRYRVDVRTLTPDATLLRRVETAQTWAVPDGLPVGGQVRVQVYAINEQGDSEPALLDVQLVNLPPGPVEGLSLKAKDQTLTAEWERASGATGFEVRWALAPVGAAEAGLDWKLLPPVPAATVPQDGERVRPSVALTGLDWATRYAVQVRGTNDVGAGVWSDAAYELTDSEPPQPEPDPEADDFESGRKRVLRLYRSTKTQTEYTTIWKTGSRVDATQVDLWGDVPIYRREKDEKGERVVERNLWGRLKTTTARYLYEIPGWPRTLTASVEETVLYNTEAIKGRSDIEIGREQEQVHQEWSPQGWLNRRTTWRSKASVVKVKKDDDGEVAERKYGNMHETVREQWQPIGDGLWYYNRSGVMTTLLPTLVDDEWEDVEAGFKATPSETSVSEQAPPQATMPSERDQKTAPPPLPRNTSSPGLESYPLDKPWFETPPSSGPGGGGEGDEDGEGDDRDDGPPPPRRAPGGPEDPISTPGGSGDPSGQPEPEKPRSWTETEPIRYRAPAPGAGGNGAVLSATLPWVRTAEGLARYAAYMAQQGGPRLRITRTYILPTTPPSLDAVQSISASGSNGQFSMTVVTETR